The nucleotide sequence GCGGCGGCGCAGACCCACGCCGAGCCGGAACGGCGCGCGCTCCTCGACCGCGCCGACGAGGCCCTCGCGTAAGTCGGCGTCGTGCACTGACCAGGGCTCTTGATCACACGCGCAACCAATGGCCGGTCACGTCTTACATACGAGCTGGTCACGAGGCTCACGCTTGGGTCTCGGCTTGGCCACGGCAGGATCCCACAGCTCTGTTGATCTGTCCAAATTGCCATCAGTCACCCGTACGGGGAGGGACACGATGGTCAGGTACCGACAGTTCGCAGTGGTCGTGGGGCTCGCGGCGCTGCTGGCCGCCGCGGGATGCGGGTCCGGCGGCGACCAGAGCGACTCGTCCGCGCCCGAGCCGTTGCCGGACCGGCACCGGCAGAGCACTCCCGGCCCGGAGCGGGGCGGCGAGACGCGGGCGCAGGACGATCCACAGTCGACGTTCGCGATCGATGTGGACACCGCGTCGTACGGGTACGCCCGCCGGCTCATCAACGACGGCCACCGGCCGGACGCCGAGCAGGTGCGGCCGGAGGAGTTCGTCAACGCGTTCGACCAGGACTACCCGGAGCCGGGCGGCGACGGGTTCGCGGTGCACGTCGACGGGGCGCGGCTGCCGAGGTTTCACGAAGCCGAGGGCGACGTGCGGCTGATGCGGGTGGGGCTGCGCACCCGGGGCGAGGACGCCGGGACGCGCGAGGACGCCGCGCTGACGTTCGTGGTCGACGTGTCCGGCTCGATGGGCGAGCCGGGGCGCCTCGACCTCGTGCAGGACGCCCTGCACACGCTCGTCGACGAGCTGCGGCCGACCGACTCGGTGGCGATCGTCGCGTTCAGCGGTGAGGCCGAGGTCGTCCGGGAGATGACGCCCGTCTCCGACGCGCGCCCCCTGCACCGCGCGGTCGACGCGCTGCGCACCCGCAGCAGCACCAACCTCGAGGCCGGGCTGGTGCTCGGGTACAAGGTGGCGCGCGAAGGCTTCCGGCCCGGCCGCACCAACCGGGTGATCGTGCTGTCGGACGGGCTGGCCAACACGGGCAGCACCCGGGCCGACGACATCCTGGAACGGGTGAGCGAGGAGGCGGACAAGGAGATCGCGCTGCTCGGTGTCGGGGTCGGCAGCGAGTACGGCGACGCGCTCATGGAACGGCTCGCCGACCGCGGCGACGGCTTCGTCGTGTACGTCAGCGAGCGCGAGCAGGCCCGCGACGTCTTCGTCCACAAGCTGCCCGCCACCCTCGCGGTACGCGCGCTCGACGCCAAGGTGCAGGTCACGTTCGACCCGGAGGCGGTGCGCTCGTACCGGCTGATCGGCTACGAGAACCGCGTGCTCGCCGACGAGGACTTCCGCGACGACCGGGTCGACGGCGGCGAGGTCGGCCCCGGCCACAGCGTGACCGCGCTCTACGAGGTGCGGCTGACCGGCGAGTCAGCCCGCGACGCGCGGGTCGCCCGCGTGCAGGCCCGCTGGCTCGACCCGCGCACGCGGGACGCGGCGGAGGTGTACGAGTCGGTCACCGTGTCCGACCTGAGCGGCGGCTTCGACGCGGCCGGCCCCCGGCTGCGGATGTGCTACGCCGCCGGCTTCTTCGCCGAGGCGCTGCGCGGCGGCGGTGCGGTGCCGCTCGACGCGCTCGGCCCGGTGGCCCGCCGCGCCGGCGACGACACCCGCGACCCGGCGGTACGCGACCTCGCCGCGCTGATCGACCGCGCCGCGGACCTCGACTGACAGACCGTGTGCGGCTCCCCGCCGCTGCCTGGCGGGGAGCCGTCCGGGCAGACCCCCTTCCGGGTTTCCGCTTCCGCCGGGGTAACCCTCGGGCCGCGGCGGCCGGCGCCTAGGCTGGCCGGATGCGGCTCGACATGCTCACCGCTCACCGCGACACCGGTGCGGCGCTGCTCACCTACTGCGACGGTGCTACCGGCGAGCGCACCACGCTCACCCCGGTCGAGCTGGGGCAGTGGGCCGCCCGCACCGCGGGGCTGCTGGCCGACGGCTGCGGCCTGGCGGCCGGTGATCGCGCGGCCGTGCTGCTGCCGCCGCACTGGCAGACCGCCGCGGTGCTGCTCGGCGCCTGGTCGATCGGGGTGACCGTGTCGTACCGGTCGTGGGCCACCGCCGGGCTGCCCGCGGTCGGGCCGGGGCAGGACGAGCCGTACGACGCGGTGTTCGTCTCCCGGCAGCGCCTCGGCAGCTGGCTGGAGAGCGTGCCCGAGGCGCGGCACCGCTTCGTGCACGACCTCGGGCCGGACGCCGCCCCGCTCGACGAGGTGCCCGAGGGCTACCGCGACTTTCTCGGCGAGGCCCGCCACCATCCCGGTGACCTGCCGGCCCAGCAGGCGGTGCGGTACACGGACGCGGCCAGCCCGGACGGCACCACGTACCAGCAATGGGGCGGGATCGCCGCGGAGATCGCGGGGTCGCTCGGCCTGGCGCCCGGCGACCGCGTCATGGTCGACGCCGCGGCCGCGCACCTGCTGCCGGTCACCTGGCTGCTCGCGCCGCTGGCCGCCGGCGCGTCGATCCTTGTCTGCGCCAACCTCGACCGCGACGCGATGGACCGGCGCGCGGCCGCCGAGGGCGTCACGCACGCGCTCTGACGCCTCAGCCGACCAGCTCGCCCAGCGCGGCCGCGAAGACCTCGTGGTGCCGGGCCACGTCGTCGTGCGTGGTCTGCGGGCAGGCCAGCGCCATGTTGTGAAACGGGGTGAGCAGGATCCCCCGGTTTGCCAGGTAGGTGTGCAGGTAGTCCTCCAGCTCCCCGTCGGCGCACGCCGCCGACTCGCCGCCGGTGCGCGGCGCGGGAGAGGCGAAGCGGTACTCCACGCGCGCGCCGAGCTGGCTGACCGACCACGGCAGCCCGTACCCCTCGATGATCTTCCGGGCGCCGGTCGCGAACGCGGTCGCCACCTCGACCATCCCGGCGAACGCCGCGTCGGTCAGCACCTCGCCGAGCGTCGCGCGGGCCGCGGCCAGCGAGAGCGGGTTGCCGGCGAGCGTGCCGCCCACCCCGCCCATGTCGACGAGGTCGAGGTCTGAGCGGTCACTCAGCGCGCCGGCGAGCGCCTCGGTGAGGCCGTACGCCCCGATCGGGATCCCGCCGCCGATCGCCTTGCCGATCGTCACCACGTCGGGCGCGAGGCCCCACGCCGCGGTCGCGCCGCCCGGCCCCGCGGAGAACGTGTGCGTCTCGTCGTTGACCAGGTACGTGCCGTGCCGCCGGGTCAGCTCCCGCACGCCGGCGAGGTAGCCGGGCTCGGGCAGCACGATGCCGATGTTCGTCAGCGCCGGCTCCATCAGCACCGCGGCGACGTCGCCGTGCGCGAGCTCGCGCTCCAGCCCGTCGAGGTCGTTGTACTCGGCGACGCGGCTGGTCGCCGTCACGTCGTAGGGCGCGCCGACGTTGCCCTCGCGGCTGCGCGCCCGCCCGTCCGGCCCCACCACGATCAGCGACTCGTCCACCGAGCCGTGGTAGCAGTAGCTGTTGACGAGCACGCGCGGACGGCCGGTCACCGCCCGCAGCAGCCGGATCGCCCACCGGTTGGCGTCCGTCGCGGTCAGCGCGAAGCTCCACTGTGGAACCCCGAAGCGGCGGGCCAGCTCCGCGCCCACCTCGGCCGCCTCCTCGGTCGGCAGCATCGTGGCCAGCCCGCCCCGCTCGGTCAGCCGCCTCGTCACCGCCTCGACCACCGGCGCCGGCGCGTGACCGGCCATCGCACCGGTGTCGCCCAGGCAGAAGTCGACGTACTCGCGACCGTCCACATCGGTCACCCGCGCGCCGTGGGCGGTCTCGAAGTGGATCGGAAAGCCGGCCGCGGTCTTGTTCATCCACGTCATCGGCACGCGGCCGAAGAGGTGCGCGGCCCGCCCGTACGCGGCGGCGGAGCGGGGGTGCAGGTCGGCGTAGGCCGCGCGCTCGCGGTCCAGCAGGGCGGCCAGTCGGCTGCGGTCGATCATCGGAGAACGCTCCTCACCTGGGCTTTCACCGGCAGCCTAACCGGACACCCCGATTACTCAGGACAGCGGCCGCGGCGGCTCCTAGCCTGTCGGCAGGCACTCTGGAGGGAGCACCCATGTCCGCACGGATCACCCTGCGCCGCTTCGCCGTCGCCTCCGCCACCCTGGCCGGCGCGGCACTGATCGCCGCCGCGTCGGGCGGCGCGCAGGCGCTCGCCACCGCCGCCACCGCGATCGAGTACGGCCTGATCGCCGCGTTCATCGCCGTCTAGGCCGGCGACCGCGGCCGGGCGCTACGCGGCCGCGACTTCGCCGGCCTCGTCGGGCTGCCACCGTCCCGGTACGCGAAGGCCCAGCAGCTTTGACGAAAACCTGCCACGCGAGGTACAGCGAGGACCGAAGCTGACCTAACCGGCTCGTAGCGTGAGTTTCATGATCACTCCATACCGCGTGGAAATCCCGGAAGAGCGCCTCGACGACCTGCGCGCGCGGCTCGCCGCCACCCGGTGGCCGGTACCGCTGCCCGGTGACGGCTGGGACACCGGCGTGCCCGTGGCGTGGCTGCGCGACCTCGCCGAGCACTGGCGTACCGGGTACGACTGGCGGGCCGCCGAGGCGAAGCTCAACGCACACCCGCAGTTCGTCACCGAGATCGACGGGCAGCGGATCCACTTCCTGCACGTGCGCTCGCCCCTGCCGCGCGCCCTCCCGCTGGTACTCACCCACGGGTGGCCGGGCTCGGTGTTCGAGTTCCTGGACCTGATCGGGCCGTTGACCGACCCGGGCGCGCACGGCGGCGACCCGGCCGACGCGTTCGACGTGGTGATCCCGTCCCTGCCGGGCTTCGGCCTGTCCGGGCCGACCGCCGACACCGGGTGGGACACCACGCGGACCGCGCGGGCCTGGGCCGAGCTGATGCGGCGGCTGGGGTACGAGCGGTTCGGCGCGCACGGCGGCGACATCGGCGCGGGGGTCAGCCCCGACCTGGGGCGGGTCGCGCCGGAGCGGGTCGCCGGCGTGCACGTCAACGGCGGGCCCGGACCGGTTCCGCCGGTCCCGCTCTCCGAGGAGGAGATGGCCGCGCTGACCGAGGTCGAGCGGGACCGGGTACGGCGGACCGAGGCGTTCATGCGGGAGGAGTACGGCTACATCGCCATCCAGTCCACCCGGCCGCAGACGCTCGCCTACGGCCTCACCGACTCGCCGGCCGGGCAGCTTGCGTGGATCATGGACAAGTTCCGCGAGTGGACGTACCCGCGGGAGGCGTTGCCCGAGGACGTCGTCGACCGCGACTGGCTGCTCACCAACGCGACACTGTGGTGGCTGACCGGCACCGCGGGCAGCGCGGCCCTGGTGGGGTACGCGAGCGCCGGCGGATGGGGCGAGCCGAAGACCAACTCGGGCGTGCCCACCGGCGCGATCGTGTTCGCCCACGACGTGGGGATCCGCCGCTACGCCGAGGCCGAGAACACCATCACCCGCTGGACCGACGTCGACCGCGGCGGGCACTTCGCCGCCATCGAGGAACCGGCGGCACTCCTCGCCGACCTGCGGGAGTTCTTCCGCGACCTGCGGTAGGCGGCTACGCGAGCAGCAGCCCGAGGTAGTACTCGTCCACGTCGCGGCCGTCGACGACGAGCGACGCACGGCGCAGCCCCTCGATCTGGAAGCCGCACGCCAGCAGCAGCCGGACCGCGGCCTGGTGGTGCGTGGCCGCCGTCAGCTCGACGCGTCGCAGCCCGCGCCGGCGGCACTCGTCGACCGCCGCGCGGGCCAGGCGGGTGCCGATCCCACGCCCCCGCCACCGCGCGTCCACCCCGAGGACGAGGCGGCCGGTGAGCCAGTGCGGGTCGACCTCGACGCGGGCGTACCCGGCGAGCGGCTCGTCCCCACCCGGATCGGCGACGACGTGGAAGCCCGGGCCGCCCGGATCCGGCTGCGCCTCCAGCCGCCGCCGCAGCGCGAGCAGCCGCGTGACGTCGCCTCCGGTGGCCGGGCGGACCGCGGTACCGTCCACGGTGCTCCCTCCGGCGTCGGCCTCCCGCACCGGCCCGCGCGACCGTGCGGGAGCGCCGCCGGCCGCCCGCGAACCGTCCACAAAGGGCGCCGGCACCGCCGCCATCGCGAGCCGGCTGCGGGCGTCCAGCCAGGTGGCCACCTCGCCGTCGTCGCCGCCGCACGCGCGGATGTACGCGGCGACGAGGTCCCGGCTCGGCAGCGTGTTCCGGTGCAGCATGGTGGCGACGGTGCTCGGCGGCAGCGACTCCCGCGTCGCCCGCGCCCGCCGCGCGAGCTGGCGGTACGTGAGGCCCGCGGCTTCCCGGCGGCGGCGCAGGCACAGCACGTACTCGGCGCTGCACCGCGCACCGGCCGGATCGAGGTCACTGACCACTGTGTACCCCCGTGTTTCCCGCTTCCCCGTGTAGCGGGAACCCCGAGCGTGGCGTCGGCCGCCCCTGTCCGGCAAGGCGATCCCTGTCCGGGACAGAACGGCGCGCTGTCCGGGCTGCTCAGGCGGGGTGCGAACGGTTCCGAACAAGCCCGAACGGCCGCACCGGACACGCGGGCCCGGACCCGTTCCTATCCTGGCGTCCTGCGGAACACCCACGGGGAGGTCCCATGATCCGACGCCTGACCACGTTCCTCGCGGCCGCGGCGCTCGCGGTGACGGGCACGTTGATCGTCGCCCGGCCCGCGCTCGCCGCGCCCGAGGACTACCACCTGAGCTGGTTCGAGGCCGCCGAGGGCGACGTCACCGGCACCTACCGGAACGTCATCGGCCAGATCGAGGCCACCGACATCGGCACGGACACGCTGAGCGAGATCACCAACTCCAGCGACCTCGTCATCCAGCCGAGCTGCTCCGACCCGCTGCCGCCGAACGCGACGCCGCTGTGCTTCTCCGCCGGCGACAACAGCGCCGAGGAGTGGATCCCGCAGGGCATCACGACGACAAACGACGCCACCGGCGGGTCCGCGTCGAAGATCCTGGTCAGCTGGTACGACGGGTGCAGCACCGGCACGCAGGGCACCGACTGGGGGCGTCCCAACCAGGGCTGCCAGGACGGGCCGAACACCGACGAGGCGGCGGACAAGGGCGTGCGGATCAGCGTCTACACGCCGCACGTGGGGTACCGCAACGTGCTGCTCGTCGAGCCGTTCTTCAACAGCTCCGACAACCCGTCCTTCCACGCCACCCACATGCACGCCGGCGGCATCGCCCTGTACGGCAACTTCCTGTACGTGGCCGACACCCGGTACGGCATGCGGGTCTTCGACACCCGCAAGATCTTCGACCTCAACGAGCAGCTGAACCCCACCAACCGGCCCACCAACATCAGCGACAAGACCAAGGTCGGGCGGCACAGCAACGTCTGGTACAGCCACGGGTACCGGTGGGTCTGGCCGGCCGTGGGGAGTGGCGGCGCGACGGCACCGGCCACGCCACCGACTGCCAGGGCGTCGGCTTCCCGATGAAGTTCTCGTACCTGAGCGTCGACCGCGCGGCCCGTTACCTGCTCGCCGGCGAGTACTGCCCGAGTGACCGCTCGCAGCCCGGTCGCCTGGCCCGCTGGCAGCTGGGCAGTCAAGCGGCCACCAGCCCGGCGAGCGGGATAGCAAACGGGTGGGCCGTCGACGCCTTCAACCTGCCGATCGACCACATCCAGGGTGGCGCGTCGGTGGGCGGGAGCACGGTCTACCTGAACGCGAGCGACGGCGCGAGCAACTACGGCAAGCTTTGGCGCTACCAGGTCAGCGGCACCTCGCTGACCAGCGGCGCGTACGTGTCAGCGGCCAGGGGCTGCGAGGACCTCAGCTTCGACACCTGGGACCAGCGCATCTACTCGGTGTCCGAGTACCACGACCGCAGGGCCATCTACTACACCCGGCCCAGCGACTTCTGAGCGACCCGCACCGGCCGGCGCGCCCGCCGCCGGCCGGTGCCGGCGCCGCCTGGCGGCATAATGACCTCGATTCGGAGGTACCGCCAGAACCATGATCATATTGATGCACAGCTCCAAGACGATGCGCCCGCCCACGTCGGGCCCCGCACCCACCGGAAGGCCGGCCCTGCTCGACCGGGCCGAGGAGCTCGTCGCCTACCTGCGGACCCTCTCGCCGGCCGAGCTGGCCCGCGTCATGAAGGTCTCCGCCGACCTCGCGACGAAGGTCCGCGACCTGCACGCCGAGTGGAGCACCAAGCCCGACCGCCAGTCGCCCGCCGCCGCCACCTTCGTCGGCGACATCTACAGCGGGCTGCAGGTCGACACGTTCGCCGCCGCCGACCGCACGTACGCGGACCGGCACCTGCGCATCCTCTCCGGCCTCTACGGCATCCTGCGCCCGTTCGACGGCATCAGCCCGTACCGCCTCGAGATGGGATACCGCCTCCCGCGCGGGCCGTACGCGAACCTCTACACGTTCTGGGGCAAGGCCATCGCCGAGCAGCTGCCGGCCAAGGGGCGGATCGTCAACCTCGCCGCCAACGAGTACAGCAAGACCGTCGTGCCGCACGTCGACCCCGCGCGGGTCGTCACGCCCCGCTTCCTCACCGTCGACGCGGCCTCCGGCCAGGCCAAGTTCGTGGTCGTCCACGCGAAGATCGCGCGGGGCGCGTTCGCGCGGTGGCTGGTGACCGGGCGGGTCAAGGAGGGCGCGACCCGGGAGTTCGCCGAGATCGGCTACCGGTACGACGAGGCGCTGAGCACGGAGGCGGAGCCCGCATACGTATGCGAGGAGTTCGGCGGCAAGGGACTGTCGGTGCGGCTGACCTGATCCTCCCGGCTTCACGCGCCGCCGCGTTGGGTATTTGCCGCGATGTGACCACGACGGAGTCCGGGACCGGCCACGACGAGCGCCTGCGCCGCGTGATCAGCCGGCCGATGCTGGCGTTCTTCATCCTCGGCGACGTCCTCGGCGCCGGCGTCTACTCGCTGACCGGCGACGTCGGCGGCGAGGTGGGCGGGGCGATCTGGCTGGCGTTCCTGGTGGCGTTCGCGCTCGCGTTCCTCACCGCGTTCGCGTACCTCGAACTTGTCACCAAGTACCCGCAGGCCGCCGGCGGCGCCCTCTACACCGACCGGGCGTTCGGCCTGCCGTTCCTGACGTTCCTCGTCACGTTCGCCATCATGGCCTCCGGCGTCACCTCGGCCACGTTCGCGGCCAGCCGGGTCGGCGGCGACTACTTCACCGGCCTCACCGGGGTCGAGTCCCCGCCCACCGTCCTCATCGGAGTCGTGGCGATCCTGCTCGTCGCGGCCATCAACCTGTGGGGCGTGGCCGAGTCGGTCCGGGTCAACATCGCCATCACGCTCGTCGAGCTCGCCGGCCTGCTGTTCGTGATCGGCATCGGCGCGGTCGTGCTGGCCGGCGGGGACGGCGACCCCGCGCAGGCGTTCGAGTTCGCCGGCTCGGGCTTCGGCGTCGTGACCGGCGTGCTCGCCGGGGCGGCCACCGCCTTCTACGCGTTCCTCGGCTTCGAGGACTCGGTCAACCTGGCCGAGGAGACGAAGGAACCGAGCCGCTCCTTCCCGCCCGCCATGATCACGGGGCTGCTGCTGGCCGCCGTCGTGTACCTGCTGGTCGCCTTCACCGCCGCGATGACCGTCCCGCTCGACGTGCTCACCGAGTCCAGCGGCCCGCTGCTGGAGGTCGTCCGCCGCGGCGCGCCCGACCTGCCCGCCGACGAGATCTTCTCCGCCGTCTCGATCTTCGCGGTCTCCAACACGATGCTCATCAACATGCTGATGGCCTCCCGCCTGCTCTACGGCATGGCCGGCCGCGGCGTACTCCCCGGCGTGTTCGGCCGCCTGACCGCGCGGCGCACGCCGTGGGTCGCCATCGCGTTCACGACCGGGCTGTCAGTCCTGCTGCTGGCCACCGTCGACGACCTCGGCGACCTGTCGGACACCACGGTGCTGCTGCTGACCGCGGTCTTCCTTCTGGTCAACATCGCCGCGTTGGTCCTGCGCCGCGATCCGGTCGCGCACGACCATTTCCGGGCCCCGACGGTGGTACTGGTGCTCGGCGCGCTGGTCTCCGCGGTGTTCCTGCTGCCGATCACCCGCGAGGCGTCGATCTACGTGCTCGCGCTGTGGCTGCTGCTCGCGGGCGTCGTCCTGTGGGCGGTGAACCGGCTGCTGATGCGCACCGCCGCGAACCGGTAGCGGCCCCCGCCGGCCGGCCGCGCCGGCCCGCGGGGACCCGTGGCCCTATGACACGACGCAGCTCACGCCGTCCGGACCCTCACCGACCTTCTCCGGCTCGTCACCGCTGTCGTTGCCCTCGAACAGGTCGCAGAGCCCGATGTCGCCGCCGTTGACGGTGATGCCGGACAGCCGCGCGGTGTCGCCGAAGTTGACGTTGATGCCGACCAGCACGCCGCCCGGCGCGGTCGCGGTGACGTTGCTGAGCACCACGTCGCGGCGGGCCTGGGTGGAGCAGTTGCCGCAGGACCGGTACAGCTTGCCGAAGTCCTCGACCTCGAAGTCGCGGATCGTGACGGAGCCGCCCGCGCCCCGGTTGTCCTGGAACACCTTGTCCTCGGCGCCGCTCGCCCCGCCGCCGTCCACCACGACGGTCGCCCCGCTGCCCCGGAACGTGGCGGCGTCCTCGCCCACGTCCTCCCAGAAGACGTTGCGCAGCGTGCAGGTGCCCTGGCAGTGCACCCCGTCCGCGGCGGGCGCGCCGATGATGACGTTGGCGAGGGTGGCGCCGTCGGCGAGGCGGAACAGCGGGTCCTGCCCCTCGTCCTGACCGCCGCCACCGAGGTCGCCGCCGCCGACGAACCGGCGGTTGGTGCCGTCGAACGTGCCGCTGACCGCCATGGTCGCGGTGAGCGTCACCTGGCCGGTAGCCGGCGGCGCGTCGGCCGCGGCGAGGTGCGCGCCGCCGACGCCGGCGACGACGAGCACGGCCGCGGCCGCCCCGACGATGATGCCGCCACGCCATTTGCTGATTGCTCGAACAGACATGTGTCGTGACCTTCCAACGGGAACTCTTGCCGGTCTGGAACGCGCAAGAGTGCCCAGGTCAACGAGCGGAGAGCCGGGGACGGAGGATGACCGTCCACGCGGGTCGACCGGGGCGATTCGTCCATACACCTCCGGAAGAAAGCGGTTTCCTTTCTCCGGGCGAGGCTAGGGCAAGACGCCGACGCCCGTCAATGCCGACCTTCGGGGGAGCGGCGCGGGGTCGCGACCGGGCCGGCCCGCCCGGGTGGCACCGGATCACGGGCCGGCCCGGACCGGGGGTCGCGGGGTGCCGCCGGCGTTGGACCAGCACGATGCCGCCAGCCGGGGCCGAGGGGCGCGCGCCGGGACCGGGGCCCGTGTCGCGCTGGTCGGGTGGGCGGCGTCGGATCGCGCGGAGCCGCCGGGTCCGGGTCTGGGCTGAGCCGGGTGCCCGGGCTTGGTGTCGCCGGTGTCGCCGGTCGGGTTGGCGGCGATGGGTGGCGCGGAGCCGCCGGGTCCGGGGTCTGAGCGGGCGCGCCGCCGGGAGCCGGTGCCGCCGGCCGCGCTGCGGGTTGCCGGCGGGCGGTCACGGCTTCGGCGGGTGCGGTCGCAGCCGGCTGGCCGGGGGAGCGGCGAGCACCTCGGCCCACAGCGACTCGTAGCGCCGTGCCATCCGTTCCGCCGTGAAGGCGGCCAGCGCCCGCTCCCGCGCCTGCCGGCCGAGCCGCCGCCTGCGTGCGGGGTCGGCCGCCAGCCGGCCGATGGCGTCGGCGAGCGCGGCGGTGTCGCCGGTCGGCACCAGGTGTCCGCAGCGGCCGCCGTCCAGCACTTCGGGCACGCCGCCGGTGGCGGTGGCGACGCACGGCAGGCCGGCGCCCATCGCCTCGATGAGGGCCAGGCCGAGGGTCTCGTAGCGGGACGGCTGCACGTAGATGTCCACGTCGCGCAGGTGCTCGTCGACGCGGTCGGTCCAGCCGGTCAGCTCGACCCGGTCGGCGACGCCGAGCCGTGCTGCCTGGGCGCGCAGGGCCGGCTCCTGCGCCCCCGCGCCGATCAGCCTTGCCCGCACGCCGGGCAGGCGGGGCAGCGCGCCGATGAGCACATCCTGGCCTTTGACCGGGTCGAGCCGCCCGACACAGGCCACGACCGACGCGGCGTCCGCGTCGGGCCACCCACCGGAGGCAGGGTCCGCGTCGGGCTGCCCGACACGGCCCCAGACCGGGGCGGCGTCCGCGTCGGGCCACCCACCAGAGCCGGCGTCGGGCTGCCCGACACCGCCCACGAAGGAGCGGGCGTCCGCGTCGGGCCAGCCGTCCGAGCCGGCGTCGGGCTGCCCGCCACGGCCCAAGACGGGGCCGGCGTCCGCGTCAGGCCACCCGCCAGAGCCAGGGTCCGCGTCGGGATGCACAGCACGGTCCACGATGGAGCGAGCGTCGGCGTTGGGCTGGCCGGCACGGCCTGCGGCGGGTGACAAGCGTGGGCGGGCAGCGTTGCCGCCCAGCGGGACTCCATTGTGGATGACGTGGAGCGAGCCGCGGCCCAGGGCGTAGAAGTCCTCCACACGGCGGGCGCCGTCGGCGCTGACGGCCACGTTGGCGTCCAGGCGGAGGGCCAGGGCGCGGGTCCGGAGCAGCAGCGGCAGGTCGACCGTGCGGGCGGCCATGTGGTGTACCGCCACCACGCGCGGCCGCCGCAGGGCGAGTGCCGTGGCCAGCAGGGTCGGGGACGCCCACGGTACCTCCAGGTTGGCCTGCACCACGTCGGGGCGGACGTGGCGCAGCAGCCGTGCGTGGGCGCGGGCGCCTCCGCCGCCGGTCACGTGGTGGGCCAGGCCCGGTCGGTGCGCGGCCAGCCACCGCACCACCGTCTCGTCGGTGCCGGCGACGTGTACCTCATAGGTGTCGCCGAGCCCACCGACCAGGTTGCCCAGCGCGACCTCCGCGCCGCCCACCGCGTCGACGCCGGTGTAGAGCAGGACCCGGGGTCGCCGCCCGCCCGCGCTCACGCGTCCTCGCGGCACGGGCTTTCCAGCCGGAAGAAGTTGCTCTGCCGGCCGTCGCTGCGTTCCTCCTGGTAGATGAAGTTGAGGTGGCGCTCGTCGAACGTCCTGAACCAATCGTCCCAGCTGATCTGGTACAGCCGCTCGCCGCTGTCGCCCAGCGGGAAGTCGAAGGTCAGCACGCCGGCCCGCTCGTCGTGTTCGGTGCCGGAGATCGTCGCGGGCGCGGCGTCGCGGCGTTCGGCCCACTGGCGGATCACCTCGTGCCCGGTGGTGACCAGGCTCCGGCCGGGACGTTCGGGCCGCTGGTCGGTCGACGTGATCTCCTGCGCGTACCGCAGCGACCGCGAGGTGTCCGGACCCGTGCGGATCCCGCCGTCGCGTTCCGTCTGCTGAGCCATCCGTCAGTCCTCCTCATCGTCGATGAGGGGATGGCTACCCACCGCCGCGCATCCGATACGTCCAGAAAGCATGCATATCGGGGGCCGTGACGGGTACCCCGCGCGCCGTGAGTACAGCGCATGAGCCGGACCCGTACGGCTACGCCGGTGAGGGCACCGTCCCCGACCGGCGCCTGGAGGACCTGGAGGACACGGCCGAGAACATCTCCGTGCCCGTCGACGACCTCACCGAGGACGCCGACGGGCCGGAGGAGGAGTTGTAACGGCGCTACACGCCGATGCGGCGCCACGGCCCCCA is from Phytohabitans houttuyneae and encodes:
- a CDS encoding APC family permease — encoded protein: MTTTESGTGHDERLRRVISRPMLAFFILGDVLGAGVYSLTGDVGGEVGGAIWLAFLVAFALAFLTAFAYLELVTKYPQAAGGALYTDRAFGLPFLTFLVTFAIMASGVTSATFAASRVGGDYFTGLTGVESPPTVLIGVVAILLVAAINLWGVAESVRVNIAITLVELAGLLFVIGIGAVVLAGGDGDPAQAFEFAGSGFGVVTGVLAGAATAFYAFLGFEDSVNLAEETKEPSRSFPPAMITGLLLAAVVYLLVAFTAAMTVPLDVLTESSGPLLEVVRRGAPDLPADEIFSAVSIFAVSNTMLINMLMASRLLYGMAGRGVLPGVFGRLTARRTPWVAIAFTTGLSVLLLATVDDLGDLSDTTVLLLTAVFLLVNIAALVLRRDPVAHDHFRAPTVVLVLGALVSAVFLLPITREASIYVLALWLLLAGVVLWAVNRLLMRTAANR
- a CDS encoding pectate lyase, coding for MSVRAISKWRGGIIVGAAAAVLVVAGVGGAHLAAADAPPATGQVTLTATMAVSGTFDGTNRRFVGGGDLGGGGQDEGQDPLFRLADGATLANVIIGAPAADGVHCQGTCTLRNVFWEDVGEDAATFRGSGATVVVDGGGASGAEDKVFQDNRGAGGSVTIRDFEVEDFGKLYRSCGNCSTQARRDVVLSNVTATAPGGVLVGINVNFGDTARLSGITVNGGDIGLCDLFEGNDSGDEPEKVGEGPDGVSCVVS
- a CDS encoding glycosyltransferase family 4 protein, producing the protein MSAGGRRPRVLLYTGVDAVGGAEVALGNLVGGLGDTYEVHVAGTDETVVRWLAAHRPGLAHHVTGGGGARAHARLLRHVRPDVVQANLEVPWASPTLLATALALRRPRVVAVHHMAARTVDLPLLLRTRALALRLDANVAVSADGARRVEDFYALGRGSLHVIHNGVPLGGNAARPRLSPAAGRAGQPNADARSIVDRAVHPDADPGSGGWPDADAGPVLGRGGQPDAGSDGWPDADARSFVGGVGQPDAGSGGWPDADAAPVWGRVGQPDADPASGGWPDADAASVVACVGRLDPVKGQDVLIGALPRLPGVRARLIGAGAQEPALRAQAARLGVADRVELTGWTDRVDEHLRDVDIYVQPSRYETLGLALIEAMGAGLPCVATATGGVPEVLDGGRCGHLVPTGDTAALADAIGRLAADPARRRRLGRQARERALAAFTAERMARRYESLWAEVLAAPPASRLRPHPPKP